One genomic segment of Aquamicrobium lusatiense includes these proteins:
- the betB gene encoding betaine-aldehyde dehydrogenase, whose protein sequence is MRAQPTASHYVNGRYIDDDRGAEIAVIYPATGECIATLHAATPNIIELAIESARAAQAEWARLKPVERGRILRRAADILRERNEALARLETLDTGKAIQETLVADAPSAADCLEYFAGAIASFNGEFIDLGGPFAYTRREPLGVCVGIGAWNYPIQIAGWKSAPALAMGNAMVFKPSENTPLSALALAEIYSEAGLPDGLFNVVQGYGDVGASLVGHPSVAKVSATGSVATGKRVLAQAGADMKHATMELGGKSPLIVFDDADLENAIGGAMLGNFYSTGQVCSNGTRVFVQKGMHDRFVERLVERTKKIRIGDPLDPETQMGPLVSKAQHQRVLSYIEAGKQEGAVLACGGNAPALQGFDGGFFVEPTVFTGVTDTMRIAREEIFGPVMSVLSFEDEDEVISRANGTEFGLAAGVFTRDMPRAHRVIAELQAGTCWINAYNLTPVEMPFGGYKQSGIGRENSLAALQHYSQIKSVYVETGDVDSPY, encoded by the coding sequence ATGCGCGCCCAGCCGACCGCCTCGCATTACGTCAATGGACGTTACATCGACGATGACCGCGGCGCCGAGATCGCCGTCATCTATCCGGCAACCGGCGAGTGCATCGCAACGCTGCATGCGGCGACGCCCAACATCATCGAGCTGGCCATCGAGTCGGCGCGCGCCGCGCAGGCCGAATGGGCGCGCCTCAAGCCGGTCGAGCGCGGCCGCATCCTGCGCCGCGCCGCCGATATTCTGCGCGAGCGCAATGAGGCTCTGGCGCGGCTTGAAACGCTGGACACCGGCAAGGCCATTCAGGAAACGCTGGTGGCGGACGCCCCTTCCGCCGCCGACTGCCTCGAATATTTCGCAGGCGCCATTGCCAGCTTCAACGGCGAGTTCATCGACCTCGGCGGCCCCTTCGCTTATACGCGCCGCGAACCGCTCGGCGTCTGCGTCGGCATCGGCGCGTGGAACTATCCGATCCAGATCGCCGGCTGGAAATCCGCTCCTGCGCTCGCCATGGGCAACGCCATGGTGTTCAAGCCCTCCGAAAACACGCCCTTGTCAGCGCTGGCGCTGGCCGAAATCTATTCCGAAGCCGGCCTGCCGGATGGCCTGTTCAACGTGGTGCAGGGCTATGGCGACGTCGGCGCATCCCTTGTCGGTCATCCGTCCGTGGCCAAGGTGTCGGCTACCGGTTCGGTCGCAACAGGCAAGCGCGTTCTGGCACAGGCCGGAGCCGACATGAAGCACGCCACCATGGAGCTTGGCGGCAAGTCGCCGCTCATCGTCTTCGACGATGCCGATCTCGAAAACGCCATCGGCGGCGCGATGCTCGGCAATTTCTACTCCACGGGGCAGGTCTGCTCCAACGGCACCCGCGTCTTCGTCCAAAAGGGTATGCACGACCGGTTTGTCGAACGCCTTGTCGAACGCACCAAGAAAATCCGCATCGGCGACCCGCTCGACCCTGAAACCCAGATGGGGCCGCTTGTCAGTAAGGCCCAACATCAGCGTGTGCTGTCCTATATCGAGGCCGGCAAGCAGGAAGGTGCTGTCCTCGCCTGTGGCGGCAATGCCCCCGCCCTGCAAGGTTTCGACGGCGGGTTCTTCGTCGAACCGACCGTCTTCACCGGCGTCACCGACACGATGCGCATCGCGCGCGAGGAGATTTTCGGCCCCGTGATGAGCGTCTTGTCCTTCGAGGATGAAGACGAGGTGATCAGCCGCGCCAACGGCACCGAGTTCGGCCTTGCCGCCGGCGTCTTCACCCGCGACATGCCCCGCGCACACCGCGTCATCGCTGAGTTGCAGGCCGGCACCTGCTGGATCAACGCCTATAATCTCACCCCGGTCGAGATGCCGTTCGGCGGTTACAAGCAGTCGGGCATCGGGCGCGAGAATTCGCTGGCCGCCCTGCAGCACTATTCGCAGATCAAGTCGGTCTATGTGGAGACCGGCGACGTCGACAGCCCCTACTGA
- the betA gene encoding choline dehydrogenase, with product MHEADFVVIGSGSAGSAMAYRLSEDGKHSVIVIEYGGTDYGPLIQMPSALSIPLNMPLYDWGFSSEPEPHLGGRVLATPRGKVLGGSSSINGMVYVRGHARDFDHWAEEGAAGWSYADVLPYFKRMEHSHGGEQGWRGTSGPLHVQRGKRANPLYAAFIEAGQQAGFELTADYNGSKQEGFGPMEQTIHRGRRWSTANAYLRPALKRRNVSLVSGFARKVIIENQRATGIEIEVRGQIQLVKARREVIVAASSINSPKILMLSGIGPARHLHHNGIAIVADRPGVGANLQDHLELYIQQESTKPITLNSVLNPISKALIGAQWLLFKSGLGATNHFEAAAFLRSAAGIDYPDIQYHFIPAAVRYDGKAVANTHGFQAHVGPMRSRSRGSVTLRSPDAWDKPVIRFNYMSHPDDWTEFRHCIRLTREIFAQAAFDPYRGSEISPGGHVQTDEDLDAFIRDHAESALHPCGTCRMGRADDPMSVVDPECRVIGVEGLRVADSSIFPRITNGNLNAPSIMTGEKAADHILGRAPLPPSNQEPWINPRWQQSDR from the coding sequence ATGCATGAGGCAGACTTCGTCGTCATCGGTTCCGGTTCCGCCGGCTCGGCCATGGCTTACCGACTGTCCGAGGATGGAAAGCATTCGGTCATCGTCATCGAATATGGCGGCACCGATTACGGCCCACTGATTCAGATGCCGTCCGCTTTGTCGATCCCGCTCAACATGCCGCTCTACGACTGGGGTTTTTCCAGCGAGCCGGAACCGCATCTGGGCGGGCGGGTTCTCGCCACGCCGCGCGGCAAGGTTCTGGGCGGATCCTCCTCCATCAACGGCATGGTCTATGTGCGTGGCCACGCCCGCGATTTCGACCATTGGGCGGAGGAAGGCGCTGCCGGCTGGAGCTATGCCGACGTGCTGCCCTACTTCAAGCGCATGGAGCATTCCCATGGCGGCGAGCAAGGCTGGCGCGGAACCAGCGGACCCCTGCACGTCCAGCGCGGCAAGCGCGCAAACCCTCTCTACGCCGCCTTCATCGAGGCCGGCCAGCAGGCCGGTTTCGAGCTGACCGCTGACTACAACGGCTCGAAGCAGGAAGGTTTCGGGCCGATGGAACAGACCATCCATCGCGGCCGGCGCTGGTCCACCGCCAATGCCTATCTGCGCCCTGCCCTCAAACGCAGAAATGTGAGTCTGGTCAGTGGCTTCGCACGTAAAGTCATCATCGAGAATCAACGCGCCACCGGCATCGAGATCGAAGTTCGCGGACAGATTCAGCTTGTTAAAGCGCGACGTGAGGTGATCGTCGCTGCATCCTCGATCAACTCGCCGAAAATCCTGATGCTTTCCGGCATCGGCCCCGCGCGGCATCTGCACCACAACGGCATCGCCATTGTTGCCGACCGGCCGGGTGTGGGCGCCAATCTCCAGGATCATCTGGAACTCTATATCCAGCAGGAATCCACCAAGCCGATCACGCTGAACTCGGTTCTTAATCCGATCTCAAAGGCGCTGATCGGCGCACAGTGGCTGCTGTTCAAGAGCGGTCTCGGCGCCACCAACCATTTCGAGGCAGCCGCCTTCCTGCGCTCCGCCGCCGGCATCGACTACCCGGATATCCAGTATCATTTCATCCCCGCCGCCGTGCGCTATGATGGCAAGGCGGTTGCCAACACACATGGCTTTCAGGCGCATGTCGGCCCCATGCGCTCCAGATCGCGCGGCTCCGTCACATTGCGTTCGCCCGATGCATGGGACAAGCCGGTCATCCGCTTCAACTACATGTCGCATCCGGATGACTGGACCGAATTTCGTCACTGCATCCGCCTGACCCGCGAAATTTTCGCGCAGGCCGCCTTCGATCCCTATCGCGGCAGCGAGATTTCTCCGGGCGGCCATGTGCAGACCGACGAGGACCTCGACGCCTTCATTCGCGATCATGCCGAGAGCGCGCTGCATCCCTGCGGCACCTGCCGCATGGGCCGGGCCGACGATCCGATGAGCGTTGTGGACCCCGAATGCCGGGTCATCGGCGTTGAAGGTCTGCGTGTCGCGGATTCGTCCATCTTCCCGCGTATCACCAACGGCAACCTCAACGCACCGTCGATCATGACCGGCGAAAAGGCCGCCGATCATATTCTCGGCCGCGCCCCGCTGCCGCCGTCCAATCAGGAACCCTGGATCAATCCGCGCTGGCAACAGTCGGACAGATAA
- the betC gene encoding choline-sulfatase, with the protein MSNRPNILILMVDQLAGTLFPDGPAEFLHAPNLRALSARSARFRNNYTASPLCSPARASFMSGQLPSRTGVYDNAAEFASSVPTFAHHLRAAGYHTCLSGKMHFVGPDQLHGFEERLTTDIYPADFGWTPDYRKPGERIDWWYHNLGSVTGAGVAEITNQMEYDDEVAFLAGQKLYDLSRQSGEENRRPWCLTVSFTHPHDPYVARRKYWDLYEDCPQLEPEVGFIAQDEQDPHSQRLYIASDYASFDIKPEQVHRARQGYLANISYIDDKVGELLDVLDRTRMADDTIILFCSDHGDMLGERGLWFKMSFFEGSARVPLMIASKGIAPSRIDAPVSNLDICPTLCDLAGIDISAIMPWTDGQSLKPLMQGKERSEPVLMEYAAEGSYAPLVAIREGKHKFVHCEIDPPQLFDLESDPLERENLAAAPENAGLVAVFMEKVRTRWDMAAFDAAVRQSQAQRWVVYPALRNGAYFPWDFQPLQKASERYMRNHMDLNTLEEQKRFPRGE; encoded by the coding sequence ATGAGCAACCGGCCTAACATCCTGATCCTCATGGTCGACCAGCTTGCCGGAACCCTGTTTCCCGATGGCCCGGCCGAATTTCTTCATGCGCCTAATCTTCGCGCGCTTTCGGCCCGCTCGGCCCGTTTCCGCAACAACTACACCGCCTCCCCCCTGTGCTCGCCTGCCCGCGCCTCGTTCATGAGCGGCCAGCTTCCCTCACGCACCGGCGTCTATGACAACGCCGCCGAATTCGCCTCATCGGTTCCCACCTTCGCCCATCATCTGCGCGCCGCCGGCTACCACACCTGCCTGTCGGGCAAGATGCACTTCGTCGGACCGGATCAGTTGCACGGCTTCGAAGAGCGGCTGACCACCGACATCTATCCGGCCGATTTCGGCTGGACGCCGGACTACCGCAAGCCGGGCGAACGCATCGACTGGTGGTATCATAATCTGGGCTCCGTCACCGGCGCGGGCGTCGCCGAGATCACCAACCAGATGGAGTATGACGACGAGGTCGCCTTCCTCGCCGGCCAGAAACTCTACGACCTGTCGCGCCAGTCCGGCGAGGAAAACCGCCGCCCCTGGTGCCTGACCGTCTCCTTCACCCACCCGCACGACCCCTATGTAGCGCGCCGCAAGTACTGGGACCTCTACGAGGACTGCCCGCAGCTGGAACCGGAGGTGGGCTTCATTGCCCAGGACGAGCAGGACCCGCATTCCCAGCGCCTCTATATCGCCAGCGACTATGCCAGTTTCGACATCAAGCCCGAGCAGGTGCACCGCGCGCGGCAAGGCTATCTCGCCAACATCTCCTATATCGACGACAAGGTCGGCGAATTGCTGGACGTGCTCGACCGCACGCGGATGGCCGACGATACGATCATCCTGTTCTGTTCCGACCATGGCGACATGCTGGGCGAGCGCGGCCTGTGGTTCAAGATGAGCTTCTTCGAAGGTTCCGCGCGCGTTCCGCTGATGATCGCGAGCAAAGGCATCGCGCCTTCCCGTATCGACGCGCCTGTCTCCAACCTCGACATCTGTCCCACCCTCTGCGACCTCGCCGGCATCGACATTTCCGCAATCATGCCATGGACGGACGGGCAGTCGCTGAAGCCCCTCATGCAGGGCAAAGAGCGCAGCGAGCCGGTACTGATGGAATATGCGGCGGAGGGCTCCTATGCCCCGCTGGTCGCCATCCGCGAGGGCAAGCACAAGTTCGTGCACTGCGAGATAGACCCGCCGCAACTGTTTGATCTGGAATCGGATCCGCTCGAACGGGAAAACCTTGCGGCCGCTCCCGAAAATGCCGGTCTGGTCGCTGTCTTCATGGAAAAAGTCCGTACGCGCTGGGACATGGCCGCCTTCGACGCGGCCGTGCGCCAGAGCCAGGCACAGCGCTGGGTCGTCTATCCCGCGCTGCGCAACGGCGCTTACTTCCCGTGGGATTTCCAGCCTCTGCAAAAAGCGTCCGAACGCTACATGCGCAACCACATGGATCTCAACACCCTCGAAGAACAGAAGCGCTTTCCGCGAGGTGAATAG
- the betI gene encoding transcriptional regulator BetI, with amino-acid sequence MPKIGMEPLRRRALIDATISTVGERGTLNVTVSEIAGRAGVSSALAHHYFGPKEVLLQATMRQLLADLGRDAVVALQKASTARERLSAIIAVNFNAAQFREETVHAWLAFYVEAQNSPPLRRLLRVYARRQHSNLLSALVPLAGRTEARRMAEAIAAMIDGLYIRRALRDGLPNPASVASLVEDYVDAKLRQQANSS; translated from the coding sequence ATGCCAAAAATCGGAATGGAGCCCTTGCGCCGCCGGGCGCTGATCGACGCCACCATTTCCACCGTGGGCGAACGCGGCACGCTGAACGTGACCGTTTCGGAGATCGCCGGGCGCGCCGGCGTTTCCTCCGCCCTTGCGCATCACTATTTCGGCCCGAAAGAAGTGCTTTTGCAGGCCACGATGCGACAATTACTGGCCGATCTCGGCCGTGATGCGGTCGTGGCGCTTCAAAAGGCCAGCACCGCGCGCGAACGGCTGTCGGCGATCATCGCCGTCAATTTCAATGCCGCGCAGTTTCGCGAGGAAACCGTGCATGCCTGGCTGGCCTTTTATGTGGAGGCTCAGAACTCCCCGCCCTTGCGCCGCCTGCTGCGGGTTTATGCAAGGCGTCAGCACTCGAACCTGTTGAGCGCGCTCGTTCCACTGGCAGGCCGCACGGAAGCCCGGCGCATGGCGGAAGCAATCGCGGCCATGATCGACGGGCTCTACATCCGCCGCGCCTTGCGTGACGGTCTTCCCAATCCCGCAAGTGTGGCCTCGCTGGTCGAGGACTATGTCGATGCGAAACTCAGACAACAGGCGAATTCATCATGA